A stretch of DNA from Magnetococcales bacterium:
ACTATCTGGCGGTCCAAATCGGTGATCGGGCCATGGCTGATTATCTTCTGGAAAAAATCGAGCTGGTGGCTACCTCCCTGCTGCCGACCTTTGTCAGCCCGGAGTCGGCTTTTTTGTGTCGGGAGCCCCAAAAAAGTATCGGTGCCATTCGCTTCAAACTCAATCAGCAGTGGGTCCGGGTAGATTCGGTCATGCACACCGTCTGTTTTCAATCCCGTCTCTTACCGGTTTTGGAAAAAGGCTGCTCCAAGTGATACCATTGCACCGGTTTCGATTTCGGCTTCGGTTTCGGCCAGTCCAGGAAATCAAACCAATCCCGGCTCAGGTTGGCCAATCCTCTCTCAAAATCCGACAAAGAATCCACTGATATGACTTCGACACCCCTATCGATTGCCATATTTCAAGCCATTCGTGAGACTCTCATCTCCGGGAAAGAAATTCCCGAAACCCTGGATGCCCACGATCTGGGAGTGGTTTTTCAGCCCAGCTTGAGTCAACTGCGCATCACCCTTTTGGAGGCTGGCCAACCCCGTTTACGCTCTGGAGGGCGGCGGGCCACTTTTCCAGCCACCCTTCAGGCGGTGTGTAAACGACTGCGCCAACGCCCCCGTTTTTCAGAGTTCGACCCTTCAGACCCCATGCGCTGCCGTATTTTGTTGGAAATTGTGGTGCAGGAGAGAGAAGCCGATCTGGCCAAAATGGCTGAAACCGAAACCTTCGGTCCCCACCGCTATGAACCGGGCATCACCGGCTTGAAGGCCAGCCTGGAGGGTAAAAGCCACTATTATCTGCCCACCGATGCGGTTTTTCTGGGCCATCGTAATCTCAAAAGCACCCTGCGCAGCATCGCCCGCGCCCTGAAACTCACCGGGGAGACGCTGGCAGAGCACCCCATTGATTTTCATCTGGTGGAGAGTCGCGCCTTTGTCACCTACGAACAAAACGTGCTCTTTCTCTATCGAGGCCTCCCCCCACCGCCCCCCCTCAACCGGGAAACCCTGGAGAGGCTACTGGATGCCAGTGGCCGCTGGATGCGGGACCATATGCGTGAGGATGGCCGCTTTCTCTACTACTATAATTTAGCCAACGACTCTGAAAAAGATCATTTCCACCCCAAAAACCCCAGCTACTACAATATTGTTCGCCACTCCGGCGGGGTATTTGGATTGCTGCGGTTTTATGAATGGTGTGAAGATCCGAGCTATTTGGAAGCGGCCAAAAATGCCCTGATCTTCGTAGAGGAGCAGTGCCGAAGCCACGACACCCCTTGGGGAGAGGGGCGCTATGTTTTTTACAATCGCAAGGGCAAACTGGGGGGGACAGGCTTGGCCCTGACCGCTCTGGCGCTCTATCGCAAGCTCTCCAAAGACACGCGCTTCGATGAGTTGATGACTGGCATGGCCCGGCACATCATCTCCCGCATATTGCCGGATGGCGAGATGATCGGATTTTTCATCCATCCCCGTTTTCATGGGGGGGGGCCCATTGAAAATCCTACCCGAAAGGAGCAGGCGAAACTCTTTTCATTCTACTATCCGGGAGAAGCACTCCTGGGGTTGGCCTTTTTTGTCCAGGAAGGGTTTGCCGACCCGGAACTCGCCGCTACCATCCGGGAAAAAGCCCGACTCACCCTCGATTTTATCATCAAAATCCGCCCCAAACGCTATCCGGAGCTATACAGCAGCCTTCCCTCGGACGCTTGGCTGATGCAGGCCATCGAAGCGTGGCACGACGATCCTGAAATGCGCAACAAAGCCTGGAATCGATTTGTCTATTCCGATGCCCAAAAGATGATCGACCACATGTATCAACCCGGAGAGACCCCCTATCCTGACTATGCGGGCACCTTCCGAACCCATTTTGGCGCCATCGGCAACCACCAAGGCAACCGGGGTGAAGGGTTGGTGGCGGCCTATCATCTGGCGAAAAAAACGGGAGAGAGAAGACAGGCCAATAAGTTTCATAAAGCCCTGATGCTCCTGGCCTCTTCCCTGCCCCAAACATCCGTCACGCCGGAGTCCTGCTATCCCTATCCCAATCCGGAAAAATGTATCGGCTCCATCCGGTTTAAATCCAACCAAAAATGGGTCCAGGTGGATTCAGCGCAACACACCGCCTGCTTTTATGCCCGGCTGCTGCCGCTGTTGAAGAAATAACCATTTATTGGGCTGGGAAAAGCTTTTTATTGTTAAGATCTATGACAATCAAGGTCACGACCGTGGGCTTTGCCCACACCCACCAGGGGGATAATCCCCCTGGACCCGTATCAATTGGAATCGATCAGGTTTCCGGGTTTAATACCAAGCGGAATCCGACATCCAGATAACGGCTGTCGGCATAGTTTCGTCCCCGGCAGCTGGCACGTAGATGGGCGGCGGAAAAACTCCAAGACCCGCCACGCCTGACTCTATATCCTCCACCTTTCCTGCACAGCGGGTTTTTTTCCTTGGCTTCCGGCTTACGGTAAAACCGCGCATCATAATAATCCTCACACCACTCCCAAACATTGCCGTGAAGATCATGGAGGCCAAAACCATTGGCAGGATAGCGGCCCACCGGCATGGTTTCCCCCCCTATTTCCCCCCCTCGACCTTGGCCGTATACCCCTTGGGTAGCAAAATGGGCCTGATCCGCTTCAATGGTGTCACCAAACCAATACGCCCTTCGGGTTCCAGCCCGGCAGGCATACTCCCACTGCGCCTCGCTGGGCAAAGCAAACGCCATGGAACTCTTTTGGCCAAGCCACGCCGCAAACTGCTTGGCATCAAACCAGCTGACACACACCACCGGATGCTGCCGGCTCTGCTTGAAATCCACTTTCCGCCAGCTGAGATCATCCCGCAATTTCCATTTTTCCTCACCAGCCACAGGGCCAAAAGCGCTCCCCTCCCTCTCTGCATCGGTCATATAGAGGGCATCCTGGGCAAATTTGGCAAATTGTCCCCAGGTGACCGGATAGCGCCCCATCCAAAAGCCATCCAGCTCTACCTGGTGACGAGGTAACTCCCGGCTGAAGGCGCCACGATATTTTTCTTCCCCCAGTCGGCTAATCAGCTCACTTTTTTCCGTTCGGCTCTGCCCCATCCGAAACGCCCCCGGTGGAATCCAGACAAATTCCATACCGGTCACCGGCTCCTTACGGATCTCCTTCGGAACGGATGAAACAGAGGGAGGTTTTGCAAAACGCCTTTGGAAACGTGGCTTCAGGCGACTCTGCTCCCTTTGACGCCACGCCTGATGCTCTTCCTTCAAAGCTTCCAAAATGGCCACAAATCCGGAAAATCGCGCCTCACGATCTTTCGCCAGACACCTCTCGATAATCGCCACACAAGGGGCCATTTCAACGCGCACTTCATCCGACCAGGGCAGCTCATCCCCTTGCCGAACATAATCCTGCCACTTGCCTTCAAAGTCAGGATCCAAGGTGGGTCGGCGACCTTCCAGGACAAACAGACCGATCAGGCCGAAGCTGTAGACCAAGGCCTTCTCGTCCACCACTTTTTGGCGTTTATCCAATATTTCCGGGGGGAGATAGCTTTGAGTGGTTTCAACCCGCCGAAACTCTGCGACATGCTCCCGATGGAAGCCGCCCAGGTCGGCAAACGCCAAGGTAAGCGGACCCTTGGAGCAGGTATTCACCAATATATTGGCGGGTTTTAAATCGGTGACCAGAAGCCCGGTATCGGTTTTCAGACGAAGGAGGCTTTCAGCCAGGTTGCTGAGTATGGCCCGTTTACGCTGGGGGGTGTAGCGTTCCCGCTTGATGAGACGACGAATGCAGCTTTTCAGGTTAACAGGCCAATAATCCATATAAATCAGCCCATAAACCGCTACCTTTGAGTCGGGATCGCTCTCCTCATACCGATAATAATCCCGAATCCGGACCAGACTGGCATGGTGAAGCAAATTCCATTTGGCGTTGACCAGGTGCCAATCCCGGCTGATGGATTGGCGCGTTTGATCTTCTCCCTCCTGGTTCACCTCGGGCCGCATTTCCAAGCACAATATCTTGACGGCCACCCGCTTCAAGCCATCCTCGACCAAAAACACCTGACCGTAGGTGCCTGCCCCCAAGGAGCGAACCAGCTTGTATTTCGGAGTGAAACAGCCGATAAGACGTTCCGCTATCGCCAAGGGGAGATCAAATTTATCGGTCATGAATGATCACCCGGCCATGGGCTGGAGAGTCCGCCAACCCTCAATTTTCCACGCTGATTTTCCGAAGCTTCCCCCGATGCCAACGCTTGACGGTTTTGGTTTGGTCAGCTGTTCCAGATGGGTCAACATTTCCAGACAGGTCAAC
This window harbors:
- a CDS encoding protein containing Six-hairpin glycosidase-like domain protein, producing MTSTPLSIAIFQAIRETLISGKEIPETLDAHDLGVVFQPSLSQLRITLLEAGQPRLRSGGRRATFPATLQAVCKRLRQRPRFSEFDPSDPMRCRILLEIVVQEREADLAKMAETETFGPHRYEPGITGLKASLEGKSHYYLPTDAVFLGHRNLKSTLRSIARALKLTGETLAEHPIDFHLVESRAFVTYEQNVLFLYRGLPPPPPLNRETLERLLDASGRWMRDHMREDGRFLYYYNLANDSEKDHFHPKNPSYYNIVRHSGGVFGLLRFYEWCEDPSYLEAAKNALIFVEEQCRSHDTPWGEGRYVFYNRKGKLGGTGLALTALALYRKLSKDTRFDELMTGMARHIISRILPDGEMIGFFIHPRFHGGGPIENPTRKEQAKLFSFYYPGEALLGLAFFVQEGFADPELAATIREKARLTLDFIIKIRPKRYPELYSSLPSDAWLMQAIEAWHDDPEMRNKAWNRFVYSDAQKMIDHMYQPGETPYPDYAGTFRTHFGAIGNHQGNRGEGLVAAYHLAKKTGERRQANKFHKALMLLASSLPQTSVTPESCYPYPNPEKCIGSIRFKSNQKWVQVDSAQHTACFYARLLPLLKK
- a CDS encoding SUMF1/EgtB/PvdO family nonheme iron enzyme — its product is MTDKFDLPLAIAERLIGCFTPKYKLVRSLGAGTYGQVFLVEDGLKRVAVKILCLEMRPEVNQEGEDQTRQSISRDWHLVNAKWNLLHHASLVRIRDYYRYEESDPDSKVAVYGLIYMDYWPVNLKSCIRRLIKRERYTPQRKRAILSNLAESLLRLKTDTGLLVTDLKPANILVNTCSKGPLTLAFADLGGFHREHVAEFRRVETTQSYLPPEILDKRQKVVDEKALVYSFGLIGLFVLEGRRPTLDPDFEGKWQDYVRQGDELPWSDEVRVEMAPCVAIIERCLAKDREARFSGFVAILEALKEEHQAWRQREQSRLKPRFQRRFAKPPSVSSVPKEIRKEPVTGMEFVWIPPGAFRMGQSRTEKSELISRLGEEKYRGAFSRELPRHQVELDGFWMGRYPVTWGQFAKFAQDALYMTDAEREGSAFGPVAGEEKWKLRDDLSWRKVDFKQSRQHPVVCVSWFDAKQFAAWLGQKSSMAFALPSEAQWEYACRAGTRRAYWFGDTIEADQAHFATQGVYGQGRGGEIGGETMPVGRYPANGFGLHDLHGNVWEWCEDYYDARFYRKPEAKEKNPLCRKGGGYRVRRGGSWSFSAAHLRASCRGRNYADSRYLDVGFRLVLNPET